The genome window TTATCTGGTGGCGCGGTTTTATATAATGGGTAAGTAGTGTTGATGGCATTAACCAAAATAGGATCAAGCTCTTCAAACTTAAATACTTTTTTGCCCTGGGTATTAACAACCATGAGTCCAGGCCTGCTTCCCATTTTCATCCAAGGCAACCACTGGGCAATTCTCGTCCAAGCGATGTGGTATTTAACCTTGTCCTGTTTGCTATCAGCATCTTTTTTCGTTACAAAAAAGTTAAATAGTTCCATAGCATGATAATGGTTACCAACATAATCTTGATATTCCCCAGCCAGTGGGTTGTTATAAAAAAGCGGTACTTCATAGTTAAATCCATAGACATCGCCAAGATCTTTTAAAGCAACTGTGGATGGCTTTCCGCTTCTATCATAGCCAAAATCTGCATATTTTTGATTAACTGGATCATTGGCCACATGTACTACTTCAACTTCTTCACCAGTCCAAGGATTTTT of Candidatus Methylacidiphilales bacterium contains these proteins:
- a CDS encoding DUF1838 family protein, with amino-acid sequence MYKNLFLLPFVVITCAISVPSFSRDINNPKEYVDFFRKVRCSIKDGEVTIGTWEGNMYSRVEGEKDRKLFKVLGMNINKCVSVTNEKKQVGYRSISRELMLYLDPDNSTVLKTWKNPWTGEEVEVVHVANDPVNQKYADFGYDRSGKPSTVALKDLGDVYGFNYEVPLFYNNPLAGEYQDYVGNHYHAMELFNFFVTKKDADSKQDKVKYHIAWTRIAQWLPWMKMGSRPGLMVVNTQGKKVFKFEELDPILVNAINTTYPLYKTAPPDNDARENETSWTVFKKYIDGKKTK